A window of Picosynechococcus sp. PCC 7003 genomic DNA:
TGAACCGGCCCGGGCGTTTCTGTTGGCGGTGCCTCTCTTGGCGATCGCCTGGGGGGTAATCTTCATCCTGCAACTGCCCCTCCAGCAAACCATGCAACTTTCACCCCAAACGAATCTCTGGGAAATTCCCCCCCGTTGGCCTTGGTGGTTTGTTTGGCTCCAGCACCTTGCTTTAGGTTTTTTCGTGCTGCAAATTTTCGTGCCCCTCGTCAATTTGATGGTTGTGGCGGCCCAGGAACCCCAGTGGTTGAATCCGATCCAAGCTGCGGTCGGAGAAATGACCTTTACCTTTGGCTTGGGTCTGATGGTGGCGATCGCCGTTTTACCCCTAGCCTTGGCGATCGCCCCATTGCTTAAGCGCCCTGACCGTTGGGGGAGAGTGACTTGGGGGCTGGTGATTTGGGCCTTGGCTTTACCCTCACCCCTAGTGGGCATTGGTCTGATCGATCTGTGGAATCGCCCGCTTCCTTTAGAAATTTACGGCACACCGCTGATGCCGCTATTTGCCCATCTCGCCCGCTTTACGCCCTTTGCAAGTTTGGTGCTCCTGGCCCAATTGCAACAGTTAAACCAACCCCTCTGGGAGGCTACCCGTTTGGAACCTGGCCCCCGGTGGCGGATTTGGCTCTGGTTGCGTTTACCACTGCTCCTACCAGGGTTGTTGGCGGCGGCGGGTCTGGCCTTTGCCCTCAGCGTTGGTGAATTGGGTGCCACTTTAATCGTGATTCCCCCCGGTTATTCCACCCTCACCCTCCGGATTTATAACTATCTGCATTACGGGGCCTCGGCATCGGTGGCGGTGTTATGTCTGGTGTTGGTGGCGATCGCCTTTGGAGTTGGTGGACTGATGGCTTGGGGGTTGCAGGGTTGGGGCACCATTTACCGAGGGGGAGATAGACCATGATCCAAGTCGAAAATCTCAGTAAAACCTATCAAGGAAATAATATCCTGGATAATTTGGCTCTAACGGTACAACCAGGGCAAACCGTGGCGATTTTAGGGCCATCCGGGAGCGGTAAAACGACTCTGTTACGCTTAATCGCTGGCCTCGATCAACCTGATGGGGGCACCATTGCCCTCGCGGGTCAGGTGGTCAGTTCTCCAACCCAAACCCTTGCCCCCCACCAACGGCACATTGGCTTTGTCTTTCAAACGCCGATCCTCTGGCCCCACATGACCATCTCCCAAAATATTGCCTTTGGCCTGGGCCACCTCACGGCCCCAGTAAAAAAACAACGCATTCAACAGCTCCTCGAACGATTGGCGATCGCCCCCTTAGCCCACCGTTATCCCTACCAACTTTCCGGGGGGGAGGCGAAACGGGCTTCCCTAGCGCGGGTTTTAGCCCCCCATCCCCCCTATTTACTCTTTGACGAACCCCTGACAAATCTAGATCTCAGTCTCAAACAGACTCTGCTCCATTACATCCGCGACTACCTCGACTTGACCGCCGCCTGTGCCATTTATGTCACCCATGATCTGACCGAAGCCCAATATCTCAGCGGACAAATTTTTTGGCTAAAGGGAGGAAAGCTACAACCCGATGCAATATCCTGAACCCTACGGCTTAAAACTGTGGAAATTCCTCCTTTTCGGCGCAATTGTGAGCACCTTGGGCCTATTTGTCTGGGAGGTTTTGTCGCTATTCCAAAGCTGGCAGGGACAGCCCAAACAACCGGGCTGGGAAATTATTCGTCCCCCCCAGGAAGTTTCCGCCCTCATCATCCAAGGTGATTATCTTTGGGCTGGAGGTCAGGAAGGGGTCTTTCAAATTTCTCTTACTACTCCCCACACCGTTGAACCCCTCCAATGCGATCGCCCTTTGCAGTTTGTGCGGGCCCTGGTGGTGGATGGGAAAGGAATCCTCTGGATTGGTCATGGGAACGGTTTAAATTATGTTGATGCCCAAGGGTGCCACACCTATCAATCCGACGAGGCTTTTTTTCAGGATCAGGTGAATGCGCTCTACGTGGATCGGGCGGGACAACTCTGGGTCGGCACTTGGGAGGGGGCAGCGGTCAAAGAAAAAAACAATTGGCGTTTTTTAACCCCAGCTGATGGGCTGCCGGATCAGATGGTGAACGTTATCCATCAAGATGCCCATGGGGGAATGTGGTTCGGCTCGGCGGTGGCTCCCAAGGGTGGATTAAGCCACTGTATTAAGAAATCCTGCCAACTTTTTTCGACGGCCAATGGGCTGGCTCATAATAACATTACAAGCCTATTTAACGACGATACGGGGCATCTCTGGGTGGGCATGGGTCTTTTTGATCATGGTGGCCTCGCTCGCCTAGAACAAAGGACAACTGGCTGGGCGATCGCCCAAGTGTTCACAAAAGCAGATGGCCTGGCGGGGGAAAAAGTCCGCTCCATCTACCAAGATCAAACTGGGGCGCTGTGGTTTGGCTCTGAATATGACGGTTTAGCGCGTTTAGATCCCCAGGGACGATGGCTCATTCTCACGGAAGCCGATGGCCTGGCGGATCAGGAGGTAAAGGCAATGGTACAGGATCAGTTTGGTAATCTCTGGCTCGGAACCCGTAACGGCATTACGCGATTCGATGCCCAATATCTACGCAATTTAGGGGAACAATAACCATGGCAGCTTCTCCTAATGGACAGACCCAACAGGCACCCCAAAGCCTGGCGCAATTGCTGGGCTGGCTTTTGAAAGCTTTTTTGCAAACATTACCCCGCCAAATCGTAACAGGGACAATTATCTGCGGTGTGATGTGGCTAGTGCATACTTTCTTGCTAGTCCGTGTCAATGAAGGGTTTAATCCGACGACAAATCCGTGGCTCGGTTCCGTCTTGGTGATCTCTAATCAGCTTGTACCGGGCACATTATTTTGGCTCTTCAGTGGCGTTTTGGCGGGTCACTTATTTCGGGGCACCCTCGGAAAATATCTCAAGGGGATCGGTCAACTGCCTCAAATCTGCGTTGATGTTACCCAACGGGCTAGTCAATTTCAAAGTCCTTTCCCTTGGGTGGGTTTGGCGGTGGCGATCGCCTTTAGTACCTTTTTGGGGAATCTTCTGGTTAGTATCCAAATCGCCCTGTTTGCCCTGGCCGCCGTTTGTGAACCTCAACACATCCTCCGATTGGCTGGCCAATTGGGTTGGCATGATGTGCAACGCTTATTTCGCCGTGGGCAGTCCCCCCAATCCCTCGCGCCCCAGGATCTAACGGTTTTACTCTCTGGGCTGACTCTGGGCTGTTTGATCGCGGCCATTTCCTTTTGGTTTTTTGGTGGTGTTCCTCAGTTACTTTTCCTCGGGGCGATCGCCATTGCCCTAGTCCTTATTTTTAGGGGCAATCAACCGCCATCAGCCCAAACTTTATTACTTCTCTCGCTCAGCTTAGTTGGATTTTACCTAGCCCATGGTATTCCCGTGCTCGCCGATGACTGTGGTTGGCAAGAAGCAGGTGGTAGCCTAGACCGTTGGTTGGCCAGTGGCCCTTGCGTCATCACAACGACCAGCCTTGGTTTTCCCGCTGCAGGCGGTTTCTGGACAGGCTGGATTTTAGGAACTTTGCCTGCAATTCCTACAATCATCTATGGCAGTGGAACACCGGATGATCCTTTCCGAGATTATCCCGATGCCAATAATCCACCGTGGCAAAAGGGTATCTACGGCACGGGTACAAGAGAAGATCCATTGCGGGATTACCCTGATGTGAATAATCCACCGCAAACCCCAGGTATCTATGGTAGTGGAACACCGGATGATCCTTTCCGAGATTACCCTGATGCCAATAATCCGCCGTGGCAAAAGGGCATCTACGGGACGGGTACGAGAGAAGATCCATTGCGGGATTACCCTGATGTGAATAATCCACCGCAAACCCCAGGTATCTATGGCAGTGGAACACCGGATGATCCTTTCCGAGATTATCCCGATGCCAATAATCCGCCATGGCAAAAGGGCATCTACGGGACGGGTACGAGAGAAGATCCATTGCGGGATTACCCTGATGTGAATAATCCACCGCAAACCCCAGGTATCTATGGCAGTGGAACACCGGATGATCCTTTCCGAGATTATCCCGATGCTAATAATCCGCCGTGGCAACAAAACATTACTGGAAGCGGTACGAGAAATGATCCAGTCCGCAATGTGAACATCCCACCAGGACAAAATTTTCCAGCTTCACCGGGGCAAGGGCCAGGCGTACCGAAGCAACCTGGGATGCCAAATGCACCTTTCTATAACCCCAATAGTTGGGTCCCTGTAAATCCAGATGTGCCTTTTGACCCACGGGTAAATCAATGGATTGGATCGCGGGAAGTATATTCCAGTGATTGGGAGGTGACACCCGATGGAAAATTTGTCACCCTCAAAGATAATCCTTCATTCAAGATTCCTACTTCTCAAATTACGGGAGATTCTGGCGATGATTGGGCAACGATTTTTAGTACCCCAGTGCCTACAGCTGACCATGATCAATATGTTGAAGGGATTGTTGATACAGCTTTGATTATTGATAGTCTTGAGGCGTTAACAGGTGATTCTGAGATTCGTCCACTGACAAGAACGGGTTGGAATCAGCTCTCTGATACAGATAAACAGCAAACTCTACAATATATTGCGAATTTATGTGGCCATAAATTGGGAGTCGGGCCAGTACAGGTAGATTTTGGTTCTGGCTTAAAGGATGCCAATGGCAAGATGGTTCATGCCCATTTCGATCCGAATACAGGGCGAGTTGTGTTTAATACTGATTCGTACATGTACAAAAATCCCCAACAGGCGATCGCCACCATCGGCCACGAGGTTAAACACGCCCAACAGTGGGATCCGAATAACCCTATGGAAAATCCCACGGCCCGCCACGCTGCAACAACTAATGCCCAAAAATATACAGGGCCAGAAACTGATCCAGTGATTTACGCGGGTCAATATAACGAAAATGACGCCGAATCCTTTGGTAATCGTTTGGGCAATGCCTTGAGCAAAGAAGCCTACAAGAAAGAGTTAGAAAGCATCAAAGATGTGTGGGATCAACTAAAGGGAGGTGCAGAACAGGCTCCGAAAAATCAACCACCTAAATCCTGGGTACGGGAAAAAACGCTCATGGATTTTGTCAGTAAAGCAACACCCCAGCAACGGCAGCAAATCTATGACCTCGTTAAATCCGGTACTCTAAAAGTTAAAGATGATTGGGGGCGAGAAGTATGGTAACGCCACAAGAACATCCGTTATTACCTTTAGCAACGGCGATCGCCAATTTGGGATATCAACCGACTTCGTTATTATGGAATGCAACCCAGCGTATGGCCCAGGTGCCTGATTTAGCCCGGGATCTTTTAGCCTATGTGCAAGCGGGTTCCCCACCGCCAGATTTTTCCCAGCAGCAACCGGCCGTATTGTTTAAGCCCTTGCCAGGTGGCTATAGCGTTGCAACTTTAATTCGGGATTATCAGTTTCAGGCGATCGGCGCTTTTTTACTTGCGGCAGAATTAAGCTTGCGACCTGACCAAGGGAAAGCTTTGTTAAATTATTTTTCCCACCGGGGTTATTGGCAAACTAATGGCGATGGCTCAAGGGATTTAGTATTTCCACCGATCACAGAACGATTGCCCCAATGCCCCCAGTGCCGTAGCCGCTGGTTTGAAGATTTGCCCCGGTGTCCCAGCTGTGGCTTTGTCCGTCGCCATGTCACTGTTGAGGATGGCCCTTTACCCTTCGAGGAATTGGCGGCAATGGTGCGAACTGAACCTGTCGATCAACAAAGGCCAAAGGCGATCGCCCCTAATCATCCCATTCCCCCAACCAGTGTGAATCAGCGCTGTGCCCAATGCCATCATCTTCTGTCCCAAAACAGTCATTTTTGTCCCCATTGTGGTGCGATTGTTGCAGCGGGTTCTGGGCCTATTGAGCATACTGCAGCTTGTCCGAAATGCGGCCACACGTCTCGCCCTGGGGCAAAGTTCTGTAGCCATTGCGGTACGACTTTAGCGTGAACTACCTAGCGCCGAATCAAAGGCTTGTCTCATCCCCATTGGTGGGAACCGACAAGCGCGGGACTTACTGCCTCCCGAACCCACCAAAAGTTAACTGTATAAATGACTTCTAAGAGTGCGTCGGCTTGGATATATTTGGTATCCATTCGCATTCTCCTGGGGCGCTTGGCCTAATTCCTGCAATATTGTCTTGGATATCCTGTTATTGGGTAAGATAGTCTTGAGAAAATAAAAATCCTGGCAAGTGTTTAGTACAAATGAACGATCTCTTGTTTGTGAAACACGTCTGTTATGTTTTCTCTCGTAACGATGAGGGACTTTATGTGAAGAGTAAGGAACGGGGTTTCACTTTAATAGAATTGCTGACTGTTCTTTCTATAGTCGGTATTCTATCAGCAATTGCAGTGCCCATAATCAGGTGGATCAATAATCCGCTACAAAATGCAACATATCAAGTTAGTGGTCTTTTGTCACAGGCACGATCACGGGCGATCGCCGTATCCTCAGCGTTAAGAATTCGTCCAGATCCCCAAGATCCCACACGCCTACTACTTGTCGAAACATCTGACACCCGTAGCTGTGACACCAGTTCGACTGAGCTTGCAGCAAATGCGACGGCGACTACTCAGGAGCTAAAAGTTGTTTCTGTACAAGGGTTTGCACCTGGTGACCATCTCACAATAGGCAGTGACGAAAACGAAAATATTGTTTTGACCACTGATAGTCGCTCTTCTACAATAACGCTCGGTAAGGCCCTTGGCACAGCTCAAAACAGTGGTGCAGAGATCGGCATTCTTAAAACCTGGAGAAATGACCGTACATTTTTTGCTGAAGATCTAGAATTGTCCGATAACATCGCCATGGAAAGCAATCTTGGCGATGATTGGGAGCTTTGTTTTGATAGTCGTGGGATTGCCACGATTAGTGACAGCGATGGTGTCAGGGAAGAAGATTTAGAAATTACGCTAGCTACTGAAAAAAACAAAAAAGCTTGGAAGGTCGTCGTCTTTCAGGGAGGCATGATTGATTCAGTCATAGTTCAAGCCCTAGAAGGAGAAACCATTGAACCTTCCCCAGATCTTTCTCCAGATCCACCAGAAAATAACGAAGAAGAAACCCCGATTGAAGTACCGACCGAAGAAAATGATGATGTAGCATCCGGAGCAAAACTTGAAGTGGGAATTGATCAAGAAGGAATCGTGACTATTGAAACTGATGGTGATGAGTCTGATGGGGCTAATTCTCAAAATCAAGCAGGAAATCGGGCCGCATCATGTGAAGGACTTACTGGGCAGGAGAAGTCTCAATGTGAGTCTGATGGGGCTAATTCTCAAAATCAAGCAGGAAATCGGGCCGCATCATGTGAAGCATATACTGGAGAGGATAAGGAAATATGTCTGGGGTTCAATTGACATCGATAAGTTTTCAAATGAAACTTAGAATTATCGATTCTTGGCTTTTTGGGGAATTTAAAACGCACCAAAACTTTCATTATAATTGTATTTCTGTTTGGTTTATTTCTAAGCCGAGATTTTTCATAAAAGTAAAAAGAGCAGCATCTACCCTTTTATTTAGCAAATCACATGTCCTATTTAAAAAAATAGTTGGTAATTTTTAAATGTCTCATCATGATCTAACAAAAATACATCAACAGCTCTTACTCAGGAAACACTGCAGTAAAGGTTTTTCTTTGATTGAAGCTATGGCTGCACTAGCTATTTTTACCATTATCTTTGCGGTCTCTGCACCTCTGTTTTTCACGCAACAAAAAAGCAATATCGACAGCGAAGTTCGGACTGGTGCAGTTTCATTATCTCAACAAAAACTCGACACAATCCGGACAGATATAAGCACTCCCAAAAAAATTGAAGGTGCAACAGGCAGGAGTTTAGGTAAAGAATATCTCTATAATTTATATGTATGTACTAAAGAAATTGAAACAGCAGAGGATGGCTCCATTAACTGTAGTACAGAGAAAGATCCCAGTAATCCAATACGACATATATTACTAGAAGTAAAATACAATGAAAACACAGTTTACACAGTGGAAACCGTCTACACTGCCCTCCGATAGAAGCGCATTAAAACTCTATCTCAACCTACTCACTTTTCAGAAACGAAAGAGTGAAGATGGTTTTACCCTAACCGAACTTTTAGTAGGATTGTCAATTGGTTTTTTGGTAGTTAGCCTAGCCCTTTTTGGCAGTCTGCTTAATCGTCAAGTCTTTGTTAATGATAAAGCTCGTTCAGATATTACACAGGCTTTGCGTCTTCCTTTGGATGCCATTGGTGGAGATGTTCGACAAGCCGGTGAGGGCCTAAATAATAGCGAT
This region includes:
- a CDS encoding two-component regulator propeller domain-containing protein — its product is MQYPEPYGLKLWKFLLFGAIVSTLGLFVWEVLSLFQSWQGQPKQPGWEIIRPPQEVSALIIQGDYLWAGGQEGVFQISLTTPHTVEPLQCDRPLQFVRALVVDGKGILWIGHGNGLNYVDAQGCHTYQSDEAFFQDQVNALYVDRAGQLWVGTWEGAAVKEKNNWRFLTPADGLPDQMVNVIHQDAHGGMWFGSAVAPKGGLSHCIKKSCQLFSTANGLAHNNITSLFNDDTGHLWVGMGLFDHGGLARLEQRTTGWAIAQVFTKADGLAGEKVRSIYQDQTGALWFGSEYDGLARLDPQGRWLILTEADGLADQEVKAMVQDQFGNLWLGTRNGITRFDAQYLRNLGEQ
- a CDS encoding prepilin-type N-terminal cleavage/methylation domain-containing protein, producing the protein MSHHDLTKIHQQLLLRKHCSKGFSLIEAMAALAIFTIIFAVSAPLFFTQQKSNIDSEVRTGAVSLSQQKLDTIRTDISTPKKIEGATGRSLGKEYLYNLYVCTKEIETAEDGSINCSTEKDPSNPIRHILLEVKYNENTVYTVETVYTALR
- a CDS encoding ABC transporter ATP-binding protein, which produces MIQVENLSKTYQGNNILDNLALTVQPGQTVAILGPSGSGKTTLLRLIAGLDQPDGGTIALAGQVVSSPTQTLAPHQRHIGFVFQTPILWPHMTISQNIAFGLGHLTAPVKKQRIQQLLERLAIAPLAHRYPYQLSGGEAKRASLARVLAPHPPYLLFDEPLTNLDLSLKQTLLHYIRDYLDLTAACAIYVTHDLTEAQYLSGQIFWLKGGKLQPDAIS
- a CDS encoding iron ABC transporter permease, which codes for MTGDRHRLNPWTTLGLGLFVVVVFGPLLSLMASAIVEISRGNGTWLSLLVPTGRRWQLLGHSLQLAIAVGTVSTVLGGLIACYLWQTAWAWQWRWGLLPLLFFPSYVHSFGWSALGRWLNEGLRGFGFGTVPLQGWWSCGWVEVMTFLPLAVGLGWLGLASVSREAIEAARLLVPDLRVLGQIIIPLALPSFVASFGLIFLLSLMDYSLPSLFGIGTYALEIFAEYSTSNEPARAFLLAVPLLAIAWGVIFILQLPLQQTMQLSPQTNLWEIPPRWPWWFVWLQHLALGFFVLQIFVPLVNLMVVAAQEPQWLNPIQAAVGEMTFTFGLGLMVAIAVLPLALAIAPLLKRPDRWGRVTWGLVIWALALPSPLVGIGLIDLWNRPLPLEIYGTPLMPLFAHLARFTPFASLVLLAQLQQLNQPLWEATRLEPGPRWRIWLWLRLPLLLPGLLAAAGLAFALSVGELGATLIVIPPGYSTLTLRIYNYLHYGASASVAVLCLVLVAIAFGVGGLMAWGLQGWGTIYRGGDRP
- a CDS encoding prepilin-type N-terminal cleavage/methylation domain-containing protein is translated as MNDLLFVKHVCYVFSRNDEGLYVKSKERGFTLIELLTVLSIVGILSAIAVPIIRWINNPLQNATYQVSGLLSQARSRAIAVSSALRIRPDPQDPTRLLLVETSDTRSCDTSSTELAANATATTQELKVVSVQGFAPGDHLTIGSDENENIVLTTDSRSSTITLGKALGTAQNSGAEIGILKTWRNDRTFFAEDLELSDNIAMESNLGDDWELCFDSRGIATISDSDGVREEDLEITLATEKNKKAWKVVVFQGGMIDSVIVQALEGETIEPSPDLSPDPPENNEEETPIEVPTEENDDVASGAKLEVGIDQEGIVTIETDGDESDGANSQNQAGNRAASCEGLTGQEKSQCESDGANSQNQAGNRAASCEAYTGEDKEICLGFN
- a CDS encoding zinc ribbon domain-containing protein; the encoded protein is MVTPQEHPLLPLATAIANLGYQPTSLLWNATQRMAQVPDLARDLLAYVQAGSPPPDFSQQQPAVLFKPLPGGYSVATLIRDYQFQAIGAFLLAAELSLRPDQGKALLNYFSHRGYWQTNGDGSRDLVFPPITERLPQCPQCRSRWFEDLPRCPSCGFVRRHVTVEDGPLPFEELAAMVRTEPVDQQRPKAIAPNHPIPPTSVNQRCAQCHHLLSQNSHFCPHCGAIVAAGSGPIEHTAACPKCGHTSRPGAKFCSHCGTTLA